The following DNA comes from Streptomyces pristinaespiralis.
CTCGGGAGTCGGGTTTCCTCGTACCACCTTGATCACAGCAGCAGCTCCTTCCAGGGCCTAGAGCGGGATGTTGCCGTGCTTCTTGGGCGGCAGACTTTCCCGCTTGGTGCGCAGCTGGCGCAGGCCCTTGACGATCTGTGCCCGGGTCTCGGACGGCATGATCACGGCGTCGATGTAGCCGCGTTCTGCGGCCGTGTACGGGTTGAGCAGGGCGTCCTCGTACTCCTGGATCAGCCGGGCGCGGGTGGCCTCCTGGTGCTCCGGGGCCTCGGCGGCGATGGTGCGGCGGTGCAGGATGTTCACCGCGCCCTGCGCGCCCATGACGGCGATCTGGGCGGTGGGCCACGCCAGGTTGAGGTCGGCGCCCAGGTGCTTGGAGCCCATGACGTCGTACGCGCCGCCGAACGCCTTACGGGTGATGACGGTGATCAGCGGGACCGTGGCCTCCGCGTACGCGTAGATCAGCTTGGCGCCGCGGCGGATGATGCCGCCGTACTCCTGGTCCACGCCGGGCAGGAAGCCGGGCACGTCGACGAAGGTCAGCACGGGCACGTTGAACGCGTCGCAGGTGCGCACGAATCGCGCGGCCTTCTCGGAGGCGTTGATGTCCAGGCAGCCGGCGAACTGCATCGGCTGGTTGGCGACGATGCCGACCGGGAAGCCCTCGACCCGGCCGAAGCCGGTGACGATGTTCGGCGCGAACAGCGCCTGGGTCTCCAGGAACTCGCCCTCGTCGAGGACGTGCTCGATCACGGTGCGGATGTCGTACGGCTGGTTCGCCGAGTCGGGGATGAGCGTGTCCAGCTCGCGGTCCTCCTCGCTGACCGCGGTGTCCGCCTCCTCCGGGAAGGACGGCGGCTCGGACAGGTTGTTGGACGGCAGGTACGACAGAAGGGACTTGACGTACTCGATCGCGTCCTTTTCGTTGCCCGACATGTGGTGCGCGACACCGGAGGTGGTGTTGTGGGTACGGGCGCCGCCCAGCTCCTCGAAGCCGACGTCCTCGCCGGTGACGGTCTTGATGACGTCGGGGCCGGTGATGAACATGTGCGAGGTCTGGTCGACCATCACCGTGAAGTCGGTGATCGCCGGCGAGTAGACCGCGCCGCCGGCGCAGGGGCCGACGACCAGCGAGATCTGGGGGATGACGCCGGAGGCGTGGGTGTTGCGGCGGAAGATCTCGCCGTACATGCCCAGCGCGCTGACACCCTCCTGGATGCGGGCGCCGCCGGAGTCGTTGATGCCGATGACCGGGCAGCCGGTCTTCAGCGCGAAGTCCATCACCTTGATGATCTTCTGTCCGAACACCTCGCCGAGAGCACCGCCGAAGACGGTGAAGTCCTGCGAGAAGACCGCGACGGGGCGGCCGTCGACCGTGCCGTAACCGGTGACGACACCGTCCCCGTACGGCCGTGTCTTCTCCAGCCCGAAGTTGGTCGAGCGGTGGCGGGCGAACTCGTCGAGCTCCACGAACGAGTCCTCGTCCAGCAACAGCTCGATCCGCTCCCGGGCGGTCAACTTGCCCTTCGCATGCTGCTTTTCCACCGCGCGAGCGGAGCCGGCATGCGTCGCCTCTTCGATACGGCGCTGAAGATCCGCGATCTTTCCCGCGGTCGTATGAAAGTCGGTCTCGTACAGCTTCGTCGGTACAGCGCTCACCGGACGAATCCCTCCTGGCTGTTGCTGCCGAACGCCTGGCACGCCGTGGTTTGTGGCCTGGCGATTGGACGGAGAGGCTGGAGAAGCGGGGCTGTCAGCCCCATGCCAGGGGGCGCGACGAAGTCGTTGCGTGTCACGGCACTGGGAAGGAATCCCGGTGGCGGCAGTGGAGGCCGGCGCGGGAGGTCAAAGGCAGCGGTCACAGAATGGCTCCAAAGGCGATGGCGGGGACAGCGGAGGGGAACCGCTCCACTGGTCAGACGGAGTCGTGCGGGACGTAGATGCCCCAGACGTCGCGCAGGGCGTGCGAAACTTCGCCGACGGTGGCTCGCAGTCGCAGGGCCTCGCGCATCGGCGGCAGGACATTGTCAGCGCCTTGTGCAGCGGACCGCAGGGAGTCGAGGGCTCGCTTGACAGCGTCGTTGTCACGCTCCCTGCGCAGCGCCGCCAGGCGTTCGCACTGATCGTTCTCGATCTGGGGGTCCACGCGCAGCGGTTCGTAGGGTTCTTCTTCGTTCAGGACGTACTTGTTGACACCGACGACGGTGCGTTCCCTACCATCGATCTCCAGGGCGATCCGATACGCGGACTTCTCGATCTCGGACTTCTGGAAGCCCTGTTCGATCGCTGCGACTGCACCCCCGCGGTCTTCGACGGCCTGGACCAGGTCCAGCGCCGCCGCTTCGAGGTCGTCGGTCATCGACTCCATGACGTAGGAACCAGCGAAGGGATCCACGGTCTTGGTCACGTCGGTCTCGTAGGCGAGGACTTGCTGAGTACGGAGAGCCAGCCGAGCTGCCTTCTGGGTCGGCAGGGCGATAGCCTCGTCGTAGGAGTTGGTGTGCAGGGACTGCGTTCCGCCGAGGACTGCGCCCAAGCCCTGCAGAGCGACACGGACGAGGTTGACCTCGGGCTGCTGTGCCGTCAGCTGTACGCCGGCGGTCTGGGTATGGAAGCGGAGCATCTGGGACTTCGGGTTCTTGGCGCCGAATTCCTCCCGCATGATGCGGGCCCAGATGCGGCGTGCCGCACGGAACTTCGCTATCTCCTCCAGCAGCGTGGTCCGGGCGACGAAGAAGAACGACAGGCGGGGGGCAAAGTCGTCGACGTCGAGGCCGGCGGCGATGGCCGCGCGCACGTACTCCTTCGCGTTGGCGAGGGTGAAGGCAATTTCCTGCGCAGGCGTCGCCCCGGCCTCGGCCATGTGGTAGCCGGAGATGGAAATCGTGTTCCAGCGGGGAAGTTCCTGGTGACAGTAGGCGAAGGTGTCGCTGATCAACCGCAGGGATTGCTTGGGCGGGAAGATGTAGGTGCCGCGGGCGATGTACTCCTTGAGCACGTCGTTCTGGACCGTGCCGGTCAACTGGTCGCCTTGGATGCCCTGCTCGGCCGCGACCAGTTGATACAGCAGGAGGAGCGTCGAAGCCGGGGCGTTGATCGTCATCGAGGTGGACACCTGATCCAGGGGTAGGCCCTGGAAGAGTGCCCTCATGTCCTCGATCGAGTCGATCGCGACGCCGACCTTTCCAACCTCGCCCTGCGCGACGGCCTCGTCGGAGTCGTAGCCCATCTGCGTCGGCAGGTCGAACGCGACGCTCAGACCACCGGTGCCCGCGTTCACCAGCTCGTGGTAGCGCTCGTTGGACTCCTTCGCCGTACCGAACCCGGCGTACTGCCTCATCGTCCACGGCCGGCCGGTGTACATCGACGGGTAGACGCCCCGCGTGAACGGGAACTTCCCCGGCGCACCCAGCTTGACGTCCGCGTCGAAAGCCGTCAGCGCCCAGCCGTCGTAGAGCCGCTGGATCGGCAAGCCGGACTCACTATGCGTAACGGAATCCACGCCGAAACCTCCTCGGTACTCAATGTCTTTCGTACGGTACTCAGTACCATCCAGGGAGGCAAGTGGTCTTCAGCCGCTGAGACGGGTAAGGATGTGGCCTCATGAGCAAGCCTTCCGCGCGGACTCGACTCGCAGACGCCGCATTCGCCCTCTTCGACGAGCGTGGATATGAGCAGACCACCGTCGATGACATCGCCGAACGGGCCGGAGTGGGGCGTACGACGTTCTTCCGCCACTACCGGTCCAAGGAAGCCGTCATCTTCCCCGACCACGACCGGCTGCTGGAACTGATCAGGGACCGGTTGGCGACCTCCAGCCACAGCACCGCCCTGGTCGCCGTGTCCGACGCGGTCCGCCTCGTGCTGCTCCACTACATCGACGAAGGTGATCTCGCACGTCGGCGGTACGCGCTCACGAGCAAGGTGTCCACATTGCGCGACCGGGAGATCGCCAGCGTGGCCAGATACCAGCGGTTGTTTCGCGAATTCATCGCGGAATGGATGGGTGACCCGACGAAGTCGGCGTCGCTGCGGGCCGAACTCATGGCCGCGTCAGTAGTCTCAGCCCACAACCACGTACTGCGCCGATGGCTGCGAGGAGAGGCCTCGGACCCGGTCGCAGAGGTCGACGAAGCGATGCGCGAGGTACTCGCCCTGTTTCCGGCACCCGGCTCCCCGTCGGAGAGCGGGCGCGGCACCACCGTCTTCGCCTTCCGCACCGGGCAGGACATCGACGCCCTGGTCCCGGAGCTACGGCGCTTGGTCGAGGGCGAGCACGGGAGGTGACCGCTAGTCGGTGACGGTGGCGGCGGAGAACCACGAGCGCTGCTCGGCGGCGACAACACAGGACCGCCCGGTTACGGCAACCCTCGCCCGCGAACGGATGTCATCGGAGCTGCTGCCGACGCTGAACTCGATCGGGCCCGGTTCCATCACGACTTCGCCTTCAGCGCCGGTGTAGGCCAGCACACTCAGCGGAAGGACAAACTCGACCTTTTTCGACTGCCCGGGTCCGAGTTCGACCCGGGCGAACCCTGCGAGCTGCTGAGCGGGGAGCGTGACGCCGATTGCGGTGTCTGCCGCGTAGAGCTGGACGATCTCGGTCCCCGCCCGATCGCCGGTGTTGGTGACGCTGACGGAGAGGTGGATCTCGCCGCCGGTGTCGACGTCGTCGGTGTCGAGTCGGAGGGGCCCGTAGTCGAAGGTCGTGTAACTGAGACCGTGGCCGAACGGGTAGAGCGGGGTGGAGGGCATGTCGAGGTAGCCCTTGTGGATGTCGGCTTCGGTGCGCCGGTATCCGCTACCCCACCGCTGCCCGTGGTGGATGGGTACCTGGCCGACGTGCCGGGGGATCGTGACAGGGAGCTTGCCCGACGGGTTGGTGATGCCGAAGAGGGCGTCCGCGAGGGCGGCGCCCTGGTGCGGGCCCCCGTAGTAGCAGGTCAGGACTGCGGGCAGGCGGTCGATAACCGGTGCCAGGCTCTGCGGTCGGGCCATGGCGACCACAGCTACGGTCGGCTTGCCGGCGTCGAGCACCGCGTTCACGAGTTCCACCTGCTGTTCGGGCAGGTCGATGTTCGCGGTGTCGCCGCCTTCCTTCTCGGTGAGGTCGTCGCCGTACCAGCCGGCCTTGCCGCCGATGTAAAGGATGACCAGGTCGGCCTCGACGGCCGCGGCAACGGCAGCGGGGATGTCGGTCGGCTGGGAAGGCAGCACGCCTGCGCCGGCCACCGCGGTGACCTCGGCTTCGGGCAGCAGGCGTCTGACAGCCTCGGCGAGGGAGACCGCGGGATAGTTGGCGCGAGCGTAGATCTCCAGATCTCCCTGCGCGCGTTCCAGTTCGGTGGTCAGGGACGCGAAGCCCTCCTTCGGAAGCTCGCCCACTCCCGGCATGGGGAAGAATCCGAGCTCGGCCGCGACGCGGATCATCGCGACCCCGGCCGGGTAGCTGTACTGCGGGAAGCCGACCATGACGCTGTCGGCGTGCGGCCCGATCACCGCCACCCTCTGCAAACTGCGGTCCAGGGGCAACAAGCCGGCGTCGTTCTTCAACAGCGTCACCGCCGCGTCGGAGAGCCGACGTGACAGCTCGTCGCCCTCGCCGGCGCGGGAGCGGATCTCGACCGGATCCTCTGCGACGTACGGTTTGTCGAACAGCCCAAGCGCGAACTTGTCGCGCAGCACGCGCCGCACCGACACGTCCAGCTGTTCCAGCGGCAGCAGGCCGTTCTCGACCGCCCGGACGAGGGTCTTGCCGTAGCCGTACGGCGAGGGCGCCTCGACGTCCATACCCGCCGCAACGCCCATCGCACCGACCTCCTCCTCACTGGTGGCGACATGCTGGCGGGTCTGGGCCCAGCCGATGCCGTTGTAGTCGGAGAGAACCGTGCCGCTGAACCCCATTCGGTCGCGCAGCAGGTCTGTCAGTACGGCGCGGCTGGTGTGCACCGGCTCACCCTCGAACTCCGAATACGTAGCCATGACCCCGGCGAGGCCGGCGACCCGGATCGCGGCCTCGAAGGGGCGGCCGTACACGTCGTACAGCTCCCGAGGGCCGACCGCGACCGAGGCCATGTTCTGGCCGGCCTCGGTCTGCGCGTAGCCGATGAAGTGCTTGGCACACGCGATCACACCTTCACGCAGGTCGTTCCCCTGCATTCCCCGAGTGAAGGCAACACCCAGGGCAGCCACCAGGTACGGATCCTCGCCGTAAGTCTCCGTCATTCGCCCCCACCGGGCGTCTCGCGCGACGTCGATGACCGGTGCGAGGGCTTGGAGCATGCCGACTGCGCGCATTTGGCGCCGCATGACGTCAGCCATCTGCCGCACGGCCTCGGTGTCCCAGGTCGCGGCCAGGGCGATGGGGGTCGGGAAGGCGGTGAACCCGGGGGCGACCAAGCCGTTCAGTGCCTCGTTGTGGAAGATCGCCGGGATCTTCAAGCGCGTCTCGGTGACGAGATAGCGCTGAATCGCATTGACGCTTCTGGCGATCTCCTCAGGCAGCTTGTGGCCCAGGAGGCCGATCCCGGCGACGTGACCGATGCCGTGCCCGAGCAGCTGGTCCA
Coding sequences within:
- a CDS encoding acyl-CoA carboxylase subunit beta, producing MSAVPTKLYETDFHTTAGKIADLQRRIEEATHAGSARAVEKQHAKGKLTARERIELLLDEDSFVELDEFARHRSTNFGLEKTRPYGDGVVTGYGTVDGRPVAVFSQDFTVFGGALGEVFGQKIIKVMDFALKTGCPVIGINDSGGARIQEGVSALGMYGEIFRRNTHASGVIPQISLVVGPCAGGAVYSPAITDFTVMVDQTSHMFITGPDVIKTVTGEDVGFEELGGARTHNTTSGVAHHMSGNEKDAIEYVKSLLSYLPSNNLSEPPSFPEEADTAVSEEDRELDTLIPDSANQPYDIRTVIEHVLDEGEFLETQALFAPNIVTGFGRVEGFPVGIVANQPMQFAGCLDINASEKAARFVRTCDAFNVPVLTFVDVPGFLPGVDQEYGGIIRRGAKLIYAYAEATVPLITVITRKAFGGAYDVMGSKHLGADLNLAWPTAQIAVMGAQGAVNILHRRTIAAEAPEHQEATRARLIQEYEDALLNPYTAAERGYIDAVIMPSETRAQIVKGLRQLRTKRESLPPKKHGNIPL
- a CDS encoding acyl-CoA mutase large subunit family protein, with translation MDSVTHSESGLPIQRLYDGWALTAFDADVKLGAPGKFPFTRGVYPSMYTGRPWTMRQYAGFGTAKESNERYHELVNAGTGGLSVAFDLPTQMGYDSDEAVAQGEVGKVGVAIDSIEDMRALFQGLPLDQVSTSMTINAPASTLLLLYQLVAAEQGIQGDQLTGTVQNDVLKEYIARGTYIFPPKQSLRLISDTFAYCHQELPRWNTISISGYHMAEAGATPAQEIAFTLANAKEYVRAAIAAGLDVDDFAPRLSFFFVARTTLLEEIAKFRAARRIWARIMREEFGAKNPKSQMLRFHTQTAGVQLTAQQPEVNLVRVALQGLGAVLGGTQSLHTNSYDEAIALPTQKAARLALRTQQVLAYETDVTKTVDPFAGSYVMESMTDDLEAAALDLVQAVEDRGGAVAAIEQGFQKSEIEKSAYRIALEIDGRERTVVGVNKYVLNEEEPYEPLRVDPQIENDQCERLAALRRERDNDAVKRALDSLRSAAQGADNVLPPMREALRLRATVGEVSHALRDVWGIYVPHDSV
- a CDS encoding TetR/AcrR family transcriptional regulator encodes the protein MSKPSARTRLADAAFALFDERGYEQTTVDDIAERAGVGRTTFFRHYRSKEAVIFPDHDRLLELIRDRLATSSHSTALVAVSDAVRLVLLHYIDEGDLARRRYALTSKVSTLRDREIASVARYQRLFREFIAEWMGDPTKSASLRAELMAASVVSAHNHVLRRWLRGEASDPVAEVDEAMREVLALFPAPGSPSESGRGTTVFAFRTGQDIDALVPELRRLVEGEHGR
- a CDS encoding beta-glucosidase family protein, whose protein sequence is MGTDWERAGELLREMTLEEKAMQLASVVPLALLGPRGPLRGQLDQLLGHGIGHVAGIGLLGHKLPEEIARSVNAIQRYLVTETRLKIPAIFHNEALNGLVAPGFTAFPTPIALAATWDTEAVRQMADVMRRQMRAVGMLQALAPVIDVARDARWGRMTETYGEDPYLVAALGVAFTRGMQGNDLREGVIACAKHFIGYAQTEAGQNMASVAVGPRELYDVYGRPFEAAIRVAGLAGVMATYSEFEGEPVHTSRAVLTDLLRDRMGFSGTVLSDYNGIGWAQTRQHVATSEEEVGAMGVAAGMDVEAPSPYGYGKTLVRAVENGLLPLEQLDVSVRRVLRDKFALGLFDKPYVAEDPVEIRSRAGEGDELSRRLSDAAVTLLKNDAGLLPLDRSLQRVAVIGPHADSVMVGFPQYSYPAGVAMIRVAAELGFFPMPGVGELPKEGFASLTTELERAQGDLEIYARANYPAVSLAEAVRRLLPEAEVTAVAGAGVLPSQPTDIPAAVAAAVEADLVILYIGGKAGWYGDDLTEKEGGDTANIDLPEQQVELVNAVLDAGKPTVAVVAMARPQSLAPVIDRLPAVLTCYYGGPHQGAALADALFGITNPSGKLPVTIPRHVGQVPIHHGQRWGSGYRRTEADIHKGYLDMPSTPLYPFGHGLSYTTFDYGPLRLDTDDVDTGGEIHLSVSVTNTGDRAGTEIVQLYAADTAIGVTLPAQQLAGFARVELGPGQSKKVEFVLPLSVLAYTGAEGEVVMEPGPIEFSVGSSSDDIRSRARVAVTGRSCVVAAEQRSWFSAATVTD